Proteins from one Bufo gargarizans isolate SCDJY-AF-19 chromosome 8, ASM1485885v1, whole genome shotgun sequence genomic window:
- the LOC122944889 gene encoding uncharacterized protein LOC122944889, which produces MTMSCAVPVLSLLIGAALLLRASTDSSRISSRLPHHILMNTSLQVIHPPVRMDILSVRWDHNGRPLVEYKDGNLTFHSSQAVMPLEQIAQGNISLVLTNLTLSDAGNYTCAVQYGGAAQIAIYGLILEPTRIRLLNLTPPPRKAGVASVRSTKKSLSRHVEARRGENVTLPCDFKTDGAIELSMLIVHWSKDGVTKYFSNKTCCDYPGHHISEGDLQNGKAPLQLINVQDKDTGVYTCTIKYEDIEETWKTIVHVRDALTPQGTEITTAAAASSRDDDSVVPEPMQQHRTLKFGLVSGVVAVTGLLAALLYFCFEG; this is translated from the exons ATGACCATGAGCTGCGCGGTCCCAGTCCTGAGTCTTCTGATAGGTGCCG cCCTCCTCCTTCGCGCCTCCACAGACTCCTCTAGGATCTCCTCACGCCTTCCCCACCATATTCTCATGAATACCTCGCTGCAGGTGATCCACCCCCCCGTCAGAATGGACATCCTGTCAGTGCGCTGGGACCACAATGGGCGCCCCCTGGTGGAGTATAAAGACGGCAATCTGACATTTCACAGCTCGCAGGCCGTGATGCCTCTGGAGCAGATCGCGCAGGGGAACATCTCTCTGGTTTTGACGAATCTTACCCTGAGCGACGCTGGCAACTACACGTGCGCGGTCCAGTATGGCGGTGCGGCGCAAATCGCCATCTATGGTCTCATTTTAGAAC CCACCAGGATCCGCCTCTTGAACTTGACTCCTCCCCCGCGGAAGGCTG GTGTCGCCTCGGTGAGATCCACAAAAAAATCCTTGTCCCGACATGTCGAGGCTCGGCGGGGGGAGAACGTTACTCTGCCGTGTGACTTTAAGACGGATGGCGCCATTGAATTGTCAATGCTGATCGTCCATTGGTCAAAGGACGGGGTGACCAAGTATTTCTCTAACAAGACGTGCTGTGACTACCCGGGTCACCATATTTCAGAAGGAGACCTCCAGAACGGCAAAGCCCCCCTACAACTGATCAATGTCCAGGACAAGGACACGGGGGTCTACACCTGCACCATCAAGTACGAGGACATAGAGGAAACCTGGAAAACCATTGTCCATGTCAGAG ACGCTTTGACTCCACAAGGCACTGAGATAACGACGGCGGCGGCAGCGTCCTCCAGGGATGATGATTCAGTAGTCCCAGAGCCCATGCAGCAGCACAGAACTCTGAAATTCGGCCTGGTCTCGGGGGTGGTCGCCGTCACCGGGCTCCTCGCTGCATTACTCTATTTTTGCTTTGAAGGTTGA